Part of the Bacteroidetes Order II. bacterium genome, AAAATGCGCAACATATTGGCCAGCGCGAACAACAGCAAGACGCCTTTGGGTTCTCGGATCTGGGAGACGTGGAATTGGTCAAAAATTTTGGCGCATTGGTGGTTGTAGCCGATGGGATGGGTGGGATGGCGATGGGGCAGGAAGCCAGTAATTTGGCCAAGCAAGTGGTTCTACACACTTTTGCCCAGCCACAGCCGGGTGAATCGCCTGCCGATCTTTTACTCCGCGCAACCCATGCAGCAAATGAGGCGGTTTATCAAATGGCCAATGCCGCCGGATTGGCCCATTTGGCGGGTACAACGTTGGTGGCGGCGGTGGTCAAAGACTTGCATTTGTATTGGATATCGGTTGGCGATAGCCGGATTTTCCTGTACCGCCGTCAGGAATTGGCCCCGCTCAATATTGAACATGTGTATTCAAGGGTGCTGAATCAGCAGGTGAAAGCGGGCATCCTGACCATAGACCAAGCGGCTTTAAATCCGGAAAAAAATGCACTTACCAGTTTTATCGGAATGGCTAATTTGGTGGAAATTGACCGGAATGTCCATGCTTTTCCCTTAGAAGAAGGAGATGTGGTTTTGCTTTGTTCCGATGGTTTGCATGGTACATTGAATGAACATGAAATTGCAGATGTTTTAGACCTGCATCCAAACGATGCTGCGGAACATTTGGTACAACTTACGTTGGACCGTAACCACCCACACCAAGACAATGTGACGGTGGCGTTGTTGAAAGTGGGGGATAAACGGCCTCAGGCGGCAACGAAACCCGGCATCATGCCACCGCCAATGCCCCATACACCAAAGAAAAATCCTTATGGATTCTGGATGTTAGGCATATTGGGCTTGCTGCTAATGGCTGGTTCATTGTGGTGGTGGCTGGCTGGAACGCCCGACGAGTACGTATATGCAGGCAAGCGCCCTGGTGCCTCGCTGACCGATGTGCGTGGCCACTTTTTGCAGGCAGGGACATTGACGGAAGGCACTGTTGAATGGAAAAATGATCCAGAAAAGGTGTACATTCAGTTGGGAGGCCCATCCTTGACCATTCCTGGGCAACCCGAAGTGGTAGGTATTGTTCGTTCTGCAAAAACGGGCCTAGATCAGTTGGTGTTTCAAAACCGCCACAAAGATAGCTTGGTAGTGGTTTTTGCCGAAGCCAATAAACTGGGCTTGATTGGCATTGCTGGGAAAGTAGGAGAATTAGAATCTATGGGATACTTTTTTATTGATCCAGCTCTCACAGACCAAAGTATCTTGGCCGATGTGCCTGAAGCAGGGAAGTTGATGTTAGCAGACCGAGACTTTATGCCCAAACAAACCAATTGGATGCGGTATGTGAAAACCACCACCGATGCACAGATTTTATTTGCACATATGGTGCAAAAAGCCTCTCCAGACTCGTTGGTGCAAGACGGTAAATTGTGGACCCAAAAGATTCGCTTAAACGAAACCTTGGTTGGGCGGTTTAATGAAATGAAAAATACCATCCGCGACGACCGAAGATTTATTCGCAAAGACCTGAGTAAAAATGACAAATGGCATCTTGAAGGTTTGGCATTTAGTGATGTTAAACTGGGATTTATGCTGCTTATGGCGCACGACCTCACGTTGTCCGAGTCGTATGTTATCGGATACCAATATGGTCGGGCGGATGGTGTACGCTTGCCTTCGGTGGCCTTTCTACGCCCAGATCAGGTTTCGATAACCTTCGAAAAACCGGAAACGAAACTATTTAACGTGCGCTTGCAGACTGGTGAGTGGGCGATCAATTAACAATCCTGAGCACGTGATGAATCAAAAAATTAGGTACTGGCTGGTTGTTTTGCCCGTTTTGCTAACCCTTTCGGCAACGCAGCCTCCCAAGGACTGGGCAGAACAAACCCTGACAAGCCTTTCGCTGGAAGATCGTGTGGCACAATTGTTAGCCGTCATTACATTTGGGGAATTTAATGGTGAAGACAGTATCGAACGGACCCAACTCAAAGCCCTCATCCAAGACCTGAAAGTGGGCGGGGTCATACTTACTTTGGCGGAGCCACTCGCACAAGCCGAACTGACAAACTGGATGCAGGAAATGGCCAAAGTGCCATTGTTGATTTCGATGGACATGGAAAATGGCGTGGCCATGCGCACCAAACGAACCACAGCGTTCCCCACTGCAATGGCTTTGGGGGCTACACAAGATCCAATCTTGGCTTATCAGATGGGCCAGTTGGTGGCAAAAGAAGCACGGGCATTGGGCGTACATCAGAATTTTGCACCTGTGGCCGATGTCAACAATAATCCAGACAACCCGATCATTAATGTCCGTTCATATGGTGAATCTCCGGAAGCCGTATCAAAAATGGTTCGTGCCTATATTGATGGGATGCAGGAAAATGGGTTAATTGCCACGGTGAAGCATTTTCCGGGGCATGGAGATACAGCCACTGATTCCCATCATGGGTTACCCCTTCTGCCGTTTGATCTTGCCCGCCTCGAATCCACCGAATTTGTACCATTCCGAGATGCGGTAAAAAACGGGGTAAAATCTGTAATGGTAGGCCATTTGGCGATTCCAGCACTCGAAAAAGAGGAGCACCTCCCGGCCACCTTGTCGAAAGCCATCACAACAGACATCTTACGGAATCAATGGGGGTTCACGGGTCTTGTGGTCACAGACGCGATGGGCATGAAAGGTGTTACCGCACAATTTGGAATAGGGGAGGCAGCCGTTCGGGCATTGGAAGCTGGCGCCGACCAAATCCTGATGTCTCCAGATCCATTTGCGGCGCACCGTGCCATTTTACAAGCAGTGGCTACAGGCCGTCTTAGCGAAGGACGGATTAATCGCTCCGTACTAACATTGCTACGCCTAAAGGCTTCCTTAAAGTTGCACGAAAGGAAAACCATTGCCCTCTCCGAAATTCATCAGCACGTTTCGTTGGGAACGCATAAAGCCTTGGCAGGAACCATCGCTGAAGCAGCTTTTACGCTTTTACGCAACGAAGGGCAATCTTTTCCACTGCAACCACGTTTAGCCCGCAAGATGTCGCTGGTTCACCTAAACGACGATGACGACCCGAAAGTAGGGGAAGGGTTCCAACGGGCCTTACAATCGGTGGGCCTTCGGGCAATACAAACCTTTTTATTGGACCGCAGGAGCAATTCCCTTGATTATGAAACAGTTTTGAGCCAAGCATCGAATGCCGATGTCTTCCTTGTTCCGGCCTATATTGGTTTTCATGGCAACCCGCAAGAACAACAAACGGTTATGAAACACAAAGCTTTTTTAGAAAAATTAATCGCCCTTGGCAAAACCGTAATCCTGATTTCGTTTGGTTCACCCTATCTTACCCATGGTCTGCAAGCACAGCCTTCGGTTTTTGCGGTGGCCTATGGTTCGGATCCCGCTTCGGTTCAAAATGCAGCCGAGGCTTTGGCCGGACGAAAAGCCGTTCAAGGCAAATTGCCTGTTACGGTGCCAGGGTTGTATCCCTTGTGGAGCGGATTAACTGTTTCGCCTCTGTATCCCATGAATCAAACGCATCAATTCGATCCAGCGCGTTTTGCCGCCCTTGATGCATTGTTAGAGGGGGCGATTCGGAATAAAGCCTTTCCTGCGGCAGCAACGGCATTTGGAACGGATCAAGCACTCGTTCGGGCGAAAGCCTATGGCTACCAAACCTATGACTCGGATGTGGCTGTTTCGCCGGATATGCCCTTCGATCTGGCGTCCTTGACCAAGGTGGTGGGACTAACCACTGCCGTCATGAAATTGTATGAAGAGGGAAAACTGCACTTAGACGACAAGGTGGTGAAGTTTATTCCAGAATTTGCACCAAATGGAAAAGACCAACTCACGATCCGCCACCTCATGACCCATACCGGTGGCCTAAAAGCCTTTTATGCGTTCTACAACATGGGCATTCATTCGCGGGAGGGGGTCTTGCAACATATTTTTGCCGATAAATTGTATTTTACGCCCGGCACCAAAATGGAGTACAGCGATTTAGACATGATCTTAATGGGGTTGATCGTTGAACGTATTTCTGGGAAATCGTTAGATGCGTATCTGAAACAACACTTCTGGATACCTTTGGGCATGAACCGGACCGGATTTCGCCCGACGAATGGCGCCGGGGATGATCTGGCGGTGGTGCCAACCGAAAAAGATACGTATTTCCGCAAAAAATTGATGCAGGGCGAGGTACATGATGAATGTGCTTGGGTGCTGGGAGGTACGTCTGGCCATGCTGGCTTGTTCTCTACCGCCAACGACTTGGCCATCTTTGCCCATATGATGCTAAATGAAGGATCTTATGGCGGACAACAATACCTGAAGCCCGAAACCATTCGCTTGTTTACCAAAGTACAACAACCCGGATTTAGTACCCGTGCATTGGGTTGGGATACGAAGCCGCGTTCGGGTTATACCACAGCGGGTACAAAGTGGGGGCCTCGAAGCTATGGCCATACCGGATTTACTGGAACCAGTATATGGATAGATCCGGATGCCAAACTGTTTGCCATTCTGCTGACCAATCGGGTGTATCCTACCCGCGAAAACCAAAAAATCCGTGAGGTTCGACCAAAATATGCGGATATGGTTTGGGAGATTATTAAAAATGGCAAAGTAAACACCACCAAGCCTGCCAACCGGACATGGTGATTTTTGAGGGATTTAAAAACGACACAACCATGAACTTCCCAACACGCCTTCGGGATAAAATTGCGCAATTACTCTTTGTTCGGATCGGGTCAAATATGCCGCCAGCCAAGCGGGTAAACGAAGATGAAGCACGAATCTTGGCCCTGATTCAGGAGTGGGCCATCGGGGGCCTTTGCTTGTTTAACGGGCAATATCCGGCGGCTTCCGAAACCCTAAAACAATTGCAGCAGGCAGCAAAATTTCCGTTATTGGTGGGGACGGATATGGAGCGTGGGGTGGGCCAGCAAATGCGTCCGGCTACGGTTTTTCCACATGTCATGGCTTTTCAAGCGATGGGTACAGCCGATGAGGCGGTGGCGTTGGCCACAGAGTTTGGGCGTATGGGCGCTCGCGAGGCGCTGGCTATGGGGGTTCATATTGCGTTTGCGCCTGTGGCCGATGTGAGCCGGAATCCTAAAAACCCCATTATTGCTACACGTGCTTTTAGTACCACACCAGAAGAGGCAGGGCGATTGGTAGAGGCATTTATCCGGGGTTCGCGTGCCGAAGGTCTGCTGACATGCCCCAAACATTTTCCGGGACATGGCAATACCGACCAAGACTCGCACGAAGAACTGGCACAGGTTTCGGCAAGCCGCGAGGAATTGGCACGTTATGACTTACCGCCTTTCCAAAAAGCTTTTGATGCCGGCGCCGAACTGGTGATGACGGCCCATGTGGCTTTTCCCGCGTTGGATGATGCGAAAACCCCGGCCACCGCTTCTTTTCCGATTCTGGTGAACCTCCTCCGGCACGAAATGGGTTTTACGGGGGCGGTGATTACCGATAGCTTGTTGATGGGGGGTATTGGCCCAGAAGACCAAAACGAAGCCGAGATGGCAATCATGCTCTTGAATGCTGGGGTAGATATTTTGCTGGATGTGCGCGATGTAGCAGAAATTGTTCCCGGTGTAGAGCAAGCAGTTGCCGAGGGACGACTGACCGAGGCCCGAATTGATGGAGCCCTTGAACGGGTCTGGCGCTTAAAAACGCATTTTATAGAGAAATTCGGTGCTGATTTTTACGTGAATCCGGCCACTTATTTCCCCGATGTAGAAATCGGGAGTACACAAGCACAAGATCGCGCCGATGAAATGGCGGTGCGTGCTGTTCAGGTGCTCAAGCCCGATCCTGCCTTCTTTCCGTTACCCCGTCCCGAAGCTCCTACGCTGGTAGTATTGATGAAGCCCTTCTCGACGCCGCTGGATCCGACCGAGCAGCCGCTTGCCGATGCCATCCGTGCCCAGTTTCCGCGTGCCCGATACGAGGAGGTCTCGGAATTGACGCATCCCGCCGAGTTGGATGCGCTGCTGGAGGTGGCTGC contains:
- a CDS encoding serine/threonine-protein phosphatase, with the translated sequence MQVFPQNAQHIGQREQQQDAFGFSDLGDVELVKNFGALVVVADGMGGMAMGQEASNLAKQVVLHTFAQPQPGESPADLLLRATHAANEAVYQMANAAGLAHLAGTTLVAAVVKDLHLYWISVGDSRIFLYRRQELAPLNIEHVYSRVLNQQVKAGILTIDQAALNPEKNALTSFIGMANLVEIDRNVHAFPLEEGDVVLLCSDGLHGTLNEHEIADVLDLHPNDAAEHLVQLTLDRNHPHQDNVTVALLKVGDKRPQAATKPGIMPPPMPHTPKKNPYGFWMLGILGLLLMAGSLWWWLAGTPDEYVYAGKRPGASLTDVRGHFLQAGTLTEGTVEWKNDPEKVYIQLGGPSLTIPGQPEVVGIVRSAKTGLDQLVFQNRHKDSLVVVFAEANKLGLIGIAGKVGELESMGYFFIDPALTDQSILADVPEAGKLMLADRDFMPKQTNWMRYVKTTTDAQILFAHMVQKASPDSLVQDGKLWTQKIRLNETLVGRFNEMKNTIRDDRRFIRKDLSKNDKWHLEGLAFSDVKLGFMLLMAHDLTLSESYVIGYQYGRADGVRLPSVAFLRPDQVSITFEKPETKLFNVRLQTGEWAIN
- a CDS encoding serine hydrolase, which gives rise to MNQKIRYWLVVLPVLLTLSATQPPKDWAEQTLTSLSLEDRVAQLLAVITFGEFNGEDSIERTQLKALIQDLKVGGVILTLAEPLAQAELTNWMQEMAKVPLLISMDMENGVAMRTKRTTAFPTAMALGATQDPILAYQMGQLVAKEARALGVHQNFAPVADVNNNPDNPIINVRSYGESPEAVSKMVRAYIDGMQENGLIATVKHFPGHGDTATDSHHGLPLLPFDLARLESTEFVPFRDAVKNGVKSVMVGHLAIPALEKEEHLPATLSKAITTDILRNQWGFTGLVVTDAMGMKGVTAQFGIGEAAVRALEAGADQILMSPDPFAAHRAILQAVATGRLSEGRINRSVLTLLRLKASLKLHERKTIALSEIHQHVSLGTHKALAGTIAEAAFTLLRNEGQSFPLQPRLARKMSLVHLNDDDDPKVGEGFQRALQSVGLRAIQTFLLDRRSNSLDYETVLSQASNADVFLVPAYIGFHGNPQEQQTVMKHKAFLEKLIALGKTVILISFGSPYLTHGLQAQPSVFAVAYGSDPASVQNAAEALAGRKAVQGKLPVTVPGLYPLWSGLTVSPLYPMNQTHQFDPARFAALDALLEGAIRNKAFPAAATAFGTDQALVRAKAYGYQTYDSDVAVSPDMPFDLASLTKVVGLTTAVMKLYEEGKLHLDDKVVKFIPEFAPNGKDQLTIRHLMTHTGGLKAFYAFYNMGIHSREGVLQHIFADKLYFTPGTKMEYSDLDMILMGLIVERISGKSLDAYLKQHFWIPLGMNRTGFRPTNGAGDDLAVVPTEKDTYFRKKLMQGEVHDECAWVLGGTSGHAGLFSTANDLAIFAHMMLNEGSYGGQQYLKPETIRLFTKVQQPGFSTRALGWDTKPRSGYTTAGTKWGPRSYGHTGFTGTSIWIDPDAKLFAILLTNRVYPTRENQKIREVRPKYADMVWEIIKNGKVNTTKPANRTW